One Ricinus communis isolate WT05 ecotype wild-type chromosome 2, ASM1957865v1, whole genome shotgun sequence DNA segment encodes these proteins:
- the LOC125369278 gene encoding serine/arginine-rich splicing factor RSZ22-like: MVDSTVATSFPHADVGSEGGRKRSWCGGEEVKEEKRLRWRQLDQHRRRKGKVVGDPGGGGGGKGGRRKEREGGGKGRGKNSSPMRIRTPTRNPSPTRSPTSTRNPTFTRNPSPTRSPTPTRDPTSTRYPSPMRSSTLARNPNPTRIVHEPLKYDRPMTRARMRKFKDSLGVFLKQELKLGLEI, encoded by the coding sequence ATGGTCGATTCGACGGTGGCAACTTCTTTTCCCCATGCGGACGTCGGCAGCGAGGGAGGGAGGAAGAGAAGCTGGTGCGGTGGTGAGGAGGTGAAGGAAGAGAAGCGACTGCGGTGGCGACAGCTTGATCAGCACAGGCGAAGGAAAGGGAAGGTTGTCGGTGACccggggggggggggggggggcaagggaggaagaaggaaggaaaGAGAAGGAGGGGggaaaggaagagggaagAATTCTAGTCCCATGAGGATTCGTActccaactaggaatcctagtccCACGAGGAGCCCTACTTCtactaggaatcctactttcactaggaatcctagtccTACGAGGAGTCCTACTCCAACTAGGGATCCTACTTCCACTAGGTATCCTAGTCCCATGAGGAGTTCTACTCTagctaggaatcctaatccaactaggattGTACACGAGCCACTCAAATATGATCGACCAATGACTAGAGCTCGCATGAGGAAGTTCAAGGATTCTTTAGGAGTGTTCCTAAAGCAAGAGTTGAAGCTTGGGTTGGAGATCTAA